A region of Frederiksenia canicola DNA encodes the following proteins:
- the rpsB gene encoding 30S ribosomal protein S2 — protein MAQVSMRDMLNAGVHFGHQTRYWNPKMKPFIFGARNGVHIINLEKTLPLFNDALAELTRIASNNGKILFVGTKRAASDAVKAAAVESQQFYVNHRWLGGMLTNWKTVRQSIKRLKDLEAQTQDGTFDKITKKEALMRTRELEKLELSLGGIKDMAGLPDAIFVIGADYEHIAIKEANNLGIPVFAIVDTNASPDGVNYVIPGNDDAARAIQLYLDAAVAAVKEGRGQEVEVVAEEAAE, from the coding sequence ATGGCACAAGTATCTATGCGCGATATGCTTAACGCAGGCGTTCACTTCGGTCACCAAACTCGTTACTGGAACCCAAAAATGAAACCATTCATCTTTGGTGCACGTAACGGTGTTCACATCATCAACTTAGAAAAAACTTTACCATTATTCAACGACGCATTAGCAGAATTAACTCGCATTGCAAGCAACAACGGTAAAATTCTTTTCGTGGGTACCAAACGTGCAGCGTCTGATGCCGTTAAAGCAGCAGCAGTAGAAAGCCAACAATTCTATGTAAACCACCGTTGGTTAGGTGGTATGTTGACTAACTGGAAAACAGTTCGTCAATCAATCAAACGCTTAAAAGATTTAGAAGCTCAAACTCAAGACGGTACTTTCGACAAAATCACTAAGAAAGAAGCATTAATGCGTACTCGTGAGCTTGAGAAATTAGAATTAAGCTTAGGCGGTATTAAAGATATGGCTGGTCTTCCAGATGCAATTTTTGTTATCGGTGCAGACTATGAACATATCGCAATCAAAGAAGCAAATAACTTAGGTATCCCTGTATTTGCTATCGTTGATACTAACGCAAGCCCAGATGGCGTTAACTACGTTATCCCTGGTAACGACGACGCAGCTCGTGCGATCCAACTTTACTTAGATGCAGCAGTAGCGGCAGTTAAAGAAGGTCGTGGTCAAGAAGTTGAAGTGGTTGCTGAAGAAGCGGCTGAATAA
- the tsf gene encoding translation elongation factor Ts, translating into MAEITAALVKELRERTGAGMMECKKALVEANGDIELAIDNMRKSGQAKAAKKAGRVAAEGVILARIGAGFGVLVEMNCETDFVAKDAGFVGLANEVADYAVANKGTTIEALQAQFEEKRAALVAKIGENMNIRRVQYLDGQVIAQYLHGAKIGVLVAGEGSEEELKKVAMHVAASKPEFVNPEDVSAEVVAKEREIQIEIAMNSGKPKEIAEKMVEGRMAKFTGEVSLTGQPFVMDPSQSVGNYLKSVGASVSGFIRLEVGEGIEKVEEDFAAEVAKITGGNA; encoded by the coding sequence ATGGCTGAAATTACAGCAGCACTTGTAAAAGAGCTTCGTGAGCGTACTGGCGCGGGCATGATGGAATGTAAAAAAGCGTTAGTTGAAGCAAATGGCGATATCGAATTAGCGATCGACAATATGCGTAAATCTGGTCAAGCAAAAGCGGCTAAAAAAGCAGGTCGTGTTGCGGCTGAAGGTGTTATCTTAGCTCGTATCGGCGCAGGTTTTGGCGTATTAGTTGAAATGAACTGTGAAACTGACTTCGTAGCAAAAGATGCTGGTTTCGTTGGTTTAGCAAACGAAGTTGCTGACTATGCAGTAGCAAACAAAGGTACAACCATTGAAGCGTTACAAGCACAATTCGAAGAAAAACGTGCGGCATTAGTAGCGAAAATCGGTGAGAACATGAACATTCGTCGTGTTCAATACTTAGATGGTCAAGTGATTGCACAATACTTACATGGTGCGAAAATCGGTGTATTAGTGGCTGGTGAAGGTTCTGAAGAAGAATTGAAGAAAGTTGCAATGCATGTTGCGGCATCTAAACCAGAATTCGTAAACCCAGAAGATGTTTCTGCTGAAGTAGTTGCGAAAGAGCGTGAAATCCAAATCGAAATCGCAATGAACTCAGGTAAACCAAAAGAAATCGCAGAGAAAATGGTTGAAGGCCGCATGGCGAAATTTACTGGCGAAGTATCATTAACTGGTCAGCCATTCGTCATGGACCCATCACAATCAGTAGGTAACTACTTGAAATCGGTTGGTGCTTCAGTGTCTGGCTTCATCCGCTTAGAAGTAGGTGAAGGTATCGAGAAAGTAGAAGAAGATTTTGCAGCAGAAGTAGCAAAAATCACTGGCGGTAACGCATAA